In Paraburkholderia flagellata, a genomic segment contains:
- a CDS encoding lysine N(6)-hydroxylase/L-ornithine N(5)-oxygenase family protein yields MLDFVAIGLGPFNLSLACLAEPIRDLRGLFLERNEDFDWHPGMLIDDTTLQNPFLADLVSLADPKSKFSFLNYCKQEGKLYAYYIRERFYLSRAEYNRYCKWAISQLSSIAFGSNVEHVQYDAQQGHYVVSGRHVRTGQPFTHRALRLVIGVGSVPQLPPCCGELRERCIHSAHYVARKTELQQKRSIAVIGSGQSAAEIFYDLLKESDEHAYRLTWITRSPRFFQMENTKLTLEMISPDYIDYFYNLPDGVRENIIAKQDSLYKGVNASLINQIYDLLDDRRSRGSNSARLITNSELSACYHDHIDDRFHLRFVQRDEGVQYTHVTDGAIFATGYGQNVPGFIDGIRARIRWDDKGRYRLSRNYAIDVSGREIFVQNAGLYSHGLTNPDLGMSCYRNSCILRELTGVEHYKIERRIALQDFSVPDTEAFVKTPLEAQ; encoded by the coding sequence GTGCTCGACTTCGTGGCGATTGGCCTCGGGCCGTTCAACCTGAGCCTCGCGTGCCTGGCCGAACCGATCCGCGATCTGCGCGGCCTGTTCCTCGAACGCAACGAGGATTTCGACTGGCACCCGGGCATGCTGATCGACGACACCACGCTGCAAAATCCATTTCTCGCCGACCTCGTGAGTCTCGCGGACCCCAAAAGCAAGTTCAGCTTCCTCAATTACTGCAAGCAGGAAGGCAAGCTCTATGCGTATTACATTCGCGAGCGTTTTTATCTGAGCCGCGCCGAATATAACCGCTACTGCAAATGGGCCATCAGCCAGCTTTCGAGCATCGCGTTCGGCTCGAATGTGGAGCACGTTCAGTACGACGCGCAACAAGGCCATTACGTGGTGAGCGGGCGCCACGTGCGCACCGGCCAGCCGTTCACGCATCGCGCCTTGCGCCTCGTGATCGGCGTGGGCTCCGTGCCGCAGTTGCCGCCGTGCTGCGGCGAGTTGCGCGAGCGTTGCATCCATAGCGCGCATTACGTCGCGCGTAAGACCGAGCTGCAGCAAAAGCGCTCGATTGCCGTCATCGGCAGCGGCCAGAGCGCGGCCGAGATCTTCTACGACCTGCTCAAGGAGAGCGACGAGCACGCCTACAGGCTCACGTGGATCACGCGCTCGCCACGTTTCTTCCAGATGGAGAACACCAAGCTCACGCTGGAAATGATCTCGCCCGACTACATCGACTACTTCTACAACCTGCCGGACGGCGTGCGCGAAAACATCATCGCCAAGCAGGACAGTCTCTACAAAGGCGTCAACGCCTCGCTCATCAACCAGATTTACGACCTGCTCGACGACCGGCGCAGCCGCGGCAGCAATAGCGCGCGTCTCATCACCAATTCCGAGTTGAGCGCCTGTTATCACGACCATATCGACGACCGCTTTCACCTGCGCTTCGTGCAGCGCGACGAGGGCGTGCAATACACCCATGTCACCGATGGCGCGATCTTCGCGACCGGCTATGGGCAGAACGTGCCCGGCTTCATCGACGGCATTCGCGCTCGCATCCGCTGGGACGACAAGGGGCGTTACCGCCTTTCGCGCAACTATGCGATCGACGTGAGCGGGCGCGAGATCTTTGTGCAGAACGCGGGGCTCTACAGCCACGGCCTGACCAACCCCGACCTTGGCATGAGCTGCTATCGCAACTCCTGCATTCTGCGCGAGCTGACGGGCGTCGAACACTACAAGATCGAGCGGCGCATCGCGCTGCAGGACTTCTCGGTGCCCGACACCGAAGCGTTCGTGAAAACGCCGCTGGAGGCGCAATGA
- a CDS encoding YaiI/YqxD family protein, with protein sequence MQVLVDADACPAVIKDMLFRAARRAEVQVTLVANQYLRTPPSPFIKSIQVPAGFDVADARIVELVEPGDLVITADIPLAAAVLDKSAQALDPRGNWFTRENIQERLTMRDVMDQLRNAGIETGGPAPFSARDSKAFAGQLDRFLARHSPPPRKPD encoded by the coding sequence ATGCAAGTGCTGGTCGACGCTGACGCCTGCCCCGCCGTCATCAAGGACATGCTGTTTCGCGCCGCGCGGCGAGCCGAAGTCCAGGTGACGCTGGTTGCTAACCAATATCTGCGCACACCGCCGTCGCCCTTCATCAAGTCGATTCAGGTGCCGGCGGGATTCGACGTGGCCGATGCCCGCATTGTCGAACTGGTCGAGCCGGGCGACCTCGTGATCACTGCCGACATTCCGCTTGCCGCCGCCGTGCTCGACAAAAGCGCGCAGGCGCTCGATCCGCGCGGCAACTGGTTCACGCGCGAAAATATTCAGGAACGGCTGACGATGCGCGACGTGATGGATCAACTGCGCAATGCAGGCATCGAAACGGGCGGTCCGGCACCGTTCAGCGCGCGTGACAGCAAAGCGTTTGCCGGCCAGCTCGACCGGTTCCTGGCGCGACATAGCCCGCCACCGCGCAAACCTGATTGA
- the fghA gene encoding S-formylglutathione hydrolase produces MQRIEKHVSHGGSQEVWKHASSTVGGEMKFGVYLPEAALRGQKCPVLYWLSGLTCTEQNFITKAGVQRYAAEHGIIVVAPDTSPRGGDVPDSPDYDLGQGAGFYVNATREPWAKHFRMYDYVVSELPAVVEAGFAASDARAISGHSMGGHGALVVALRNPGRYRSVSAFSPIVAPSQVPWGEKALAAYLGDDRETWKQYDAVELVGNASEKLPLLVEQGGGDEFLSTQLRPELLQAACEHAGHPLHLNVREGYDHSYYFIASFIGEHMAFHAKALA; encoded by the coding sequence ATGCAGCGCATTGAGAAACACGTCAGCCACGGCGGCAGCCAGGAGGTCTGGAAGCACGCCTCTTCCACCGTTGGCGGCGAAATGAAGTTCGGCGTCTATCTGCCCGAGGCCGCGTTGCGTGGGCAGAAATGCCCCGTGTTGTACTGGCTTTCGGGCCTGACCTGCACCGAGCAGAACTTCATCACCAAGGCAGGCGTGCAACGCTACGCGGCGGAACACGGGATCATCGTCGTCGCGCCGGACACCAGTCCGCGCGGCGGCGATGTGCCCGATTCGCCCGACTACGATCTCGGCCAGGGTGCAGGCTTCTACGTGAACGCCACGCGCGAACCGTGGGCAAAGCACTTCCGCATGTACGACTACGTGGTCTCCGAATTGCCGGCCGTTGTCGAGGCCGGGTTTGCCGCGAGTGACGCGCGAGCGATCAGCGGGCATTCGATGGGCGGGCATGGCGCGCTGGTCGTTGCGCTGCGCAATCCGGGCCGTTATCGCAGCGTATCCGCGTTCTCGCCGATCGTGGCGCCGAGCCAGGTGCCGTGGGGAGAAAAGGCGCTCGCCGCCTACCTTGGCGATGACCGCGAAACGTGGAAGCAGTATGACGCCGTGGAACTGGTCGGCAATGCGAGCGAAAAGTTGCCGCTACTCGTGGAGCAAGGCGGCGGCGACGAATTCCTGAGCACGCAGTTACGGCCGGAACTGCTGCAGGCGGCCTGCGAACACGCAGGACACCCGCTGCATCTCAACGTTCGCGAAGGCTACGACCACAGTTATTACTTCATCGCCAGCTTTATCGGCGAACATATGGCATTTCACGCCAAAGCGTTGGCTTGA
- the gfa gene encoding S-(hydroxymethyl)glutathione synthase, with protein MASAIHPTVDRGIQKGAENFAGGTLRCQCAQDPVEVRIDSQVLFNHACGCTQCWKPAGALFSVVGVVPRDKVTVTAHGEKLKVVDDKATILRHACTACGTHLYGRIEKKDHAFYGLDFIHTELSKDAGWDGPGFAAFVSSIIESGTPPSAMADVRQTLRDKGLEPYDCLSPALMDLLSAQAAKAKGTYREA; from the coding sequence ATGGCCTCAGCCATTCACCCCACGGTTGATCGCGGCATTCAGAAAGGTGCCGAGAACTTCGCCGGCGGCACGCTGCGCTGCCAGTGCGCGCAAGACCCCGTCGAAGTGCGCATCGACTCGCAGGTCTTGTTCAACCATGCCTGCGGATGCACCCAGTGCTGGAAGCCCGCAGGGGCGCTGTTTTCTGTGGTGGGTGTCGTGCCGCGCGACAAGGTGACGGTCACGGCGCATGGGGAAAAGCTGAAGGTCGTGGACGACAAGGCCACGATCCTGCGCCATGCCTGCACCGCCTGCGGCACGCATCTGTATGGCCGCATCGAGAAGAAGGACCACGCGTTCTACGGCCTCGACTTCATTCACACGGAGCTTTCGAAGGACGCCGGCTGGGACGGCCCCGGCTTCGCGGCCTTCGTCTCCTCGATCATCGAGAGCGGCACGCCGCCTTCGGCCATGGCCGACGTGCGCCAAACGCTGCGCGACAAGGGCCTTGAGCCGTACGACTGCCTGAGTCCCGCGCTGATGGATCTTCTCTCCGCCCAGGCCGCCAAGGCCAAGGGCACTTACCGGGAGGCCTGA
- a CDS encoding S-(hydroxymethyl)glutathione dehydrogenase/class III alcohol dehydrogenase: protein MKSRAAVAFAPGKPLEIVEIDVEPPRKGEVLVKITHTGVCHTDAFTLSGDDPEGLFPVVLGHEGAGIVVEVGEGVTSVKPGDHVIPLYTAECGECLFCKSGKTNLCVSVRATQGKGVMPDGTSRFSYNGQPLYHYMGCSTFSEYTVVAEVSLAKINPQANPEQVCLLGCGVTTGLGAVKNTAKVQEGDTVAVFGLGGIGLAVIQGAKLAKAGRIIAVDTNPGKFDLARAFGATDCVNPKDHEKPIQQVIVDMTGWGVDHSFECIGNVNVMRAALECAHRGWGQSVVIGVAGAGQEISTRPFQLVTGRRWLGTAFGGVKGRSQLPGMVEDAMAGKIQLAPFVTHTKPLSGINEAFDLMHEGKSIRTVVHY from the coding sequence ATGAAATCGCGTGCTGCAGTAGCGTTTGCGCCGGGCAAGCCCCTCGAGATCGTCGAGATCGACGTCGAACCGCCCCGCAAGGGCGAGGTGCTGGTCAAGATCACGCACACCGGCGTTTGTCACACTGACGCCTTCACGCTCTCGGGCGACGACCCCGAAGGCCTCTTCCCCGTCGTGCTCGGCCACGAGGGCGCCGGAATCGTCGTGGAAGTGGGCGAAGGCGTGACCAGCGTGAAGCCCGGCGATCACGTGATCCCCCTCTATACCGCCGAATGCGGCGAGTGCCTCTTCTGCAAGAGCGGCAAGACCAATCTGTGCGTGTCCGTGCGCGCGACCCAGGGTAAGGGCGTGATGCCCGACGGCACGTCCCGCTTCAGCTACAACGGCCAGCCCCTCTACCATTACATGGGCTGCTCCACGTTCAGCGAGTACACCGTGGTGGCCGAAGTATCGCTCGCGAAGATCAATCCGCAAGCCAATCCCGAGCAGGTGTGCCTGCTGGGCTGCGGCGTGACCACGGGTCTTGGCGCGGTGAAGAACACCGCCAAGGTGCAGGAAGGCGATACCGTCGCCGTATTCGGTCTTGGTGGTATCGGCCTCGCCGTCATTCAGGGCGCGAAGCTCGCCAAGGCCGGCCGCATCATCGCCGTCGACACCAATCCGGGCAAATTCGATCTGGCGCGCGCCTTTGGCGCCACCGATTGCGTGAACCCCAAGGATCACGAAAAGCCCATTCAGCAGGTGATCGTCGACATGACGGGCTGGGGCGTGGATCACAGCTTCGAATGCATCGGCAACGTCAACGTCATGCGTGCGGCGCTCGAATGCGCGCACCGCGGCTGGGGCCAGTCGGTCGTCATCGGCGTGGCCGGCGCGGGTCAGGAAATCTCCACGCGCCCGTTCCAGCTCGTGACGGGCCGCCGCTGGCTGGGCACGGCATTCGGCGGCGTGAAGGGCCGCTCGCAATTGCCGGGCATGGTCGAAGACGCGATGGCGGGCAAGATCCAGCTCGCGCCGTTCGTCACCCACACGAAGCCGCTTTCGGGCATCAACGAAGCCTTCGACTTGATGCACGAAGGCAAATCGATCCGGACCGTCGTTCATTACTGA
- the frmR gene encoding formaldehyde-responsive transcriptional repressor FrmR — protein sequence MPHSPEEKKRVLTRVRKVRGQLDALERALEEGADCAPVLQQLAAIRGAINGVMAGVLESHLREEFTHLAGSAESPGTIDDVVTLVRTYLR from the coding sequence ATGCCTCATTCCCCCGAAGAAAAGAAGCGCGTGCTGACGCGCGTGCGCAAGGTTCGCGGCCAACTGGACGCGCTGGAGCGCGCGCTGGAGGAAGGCGCCGACTGCGCGCCGGTGCTCCAGCAACTGGCGGCGATTCGCGGCGCGATCAACGGCGTGATGGCCGGTGTGCTCGAAAGCCACTTGCGCGAAGAGTTCACCCACCTTGCGGGATCAGCGGAGTCCCCAGGAACGATCGATGATGTCGTGACCCTCGTTCGAACCTATCTACGCTAG
- a CDS encoding patatin-like phospholipase family protein, which produces MRTRSQKKDHDPAAPRQIALALQGGGMHGAFTWGVIDRLLEDERLTIEGVSATSAGAMNGAVLAYGLLKGGVGGARQALHDFWEAVAESAERNNPLRWIPWLKGSHSFGLDHSPLYAVADIMLRVFSPYQFNPGNVNPLRQVLESQVDFAALRKACPILLYLCATNVETGKIRLFTGEDICADAVLASACVPTLFHAVTIAGEHYWDGGYMGNPAIYPLIYHCKTRDVVIVHINPLVRPGVPVTAADILNRINEISFNSSLMREMRAIAFVTELIQQGKLAQEEMKEMLIHSIRSDAAMCALSVSSKYNADWDFLCKLRDNGRKEADAWLTQHYADIGRRSSIDIREEFL; this is translated from the coding sequence ATGCGAACAAGGAGCCAGAAAAAAGACCACGACCCCGCGGCGCCCAGGCAGATCGCGCTGGCGTTGCAGGGCGGCGGGATGCACGGCGCGTTCACATGGGGCGTGATCGACCGCCTGCTCGAAGATGAAAGGCTGACGATAGAAGGCGTGAGCGCGACCAGCGCCGGCGCAATGAACGGCGCGGTGCTTGCGTACGGGCTGTTGAAGGGGGGCGTGGGCGGTGCACGCCAGGCGTTGCACGACTTCTGGGAGGCGGTGGCCGAGTCGGCCGAGCGCAACAACCCGCTGCGCTGGATTCCGTGGCTCAAGGGCTCGCACAGCTTTGGGCTCGATCATTCGCCGCTCTATGCGGTTGCCGACATCATGCTGCGCGTGTTCTCGCCTTACCAGTTCAATCCGGGCAACGTGAACCCGCTGCGCCAGGTGCTCGAAAGCCAGGTTGACTTTGCCGCGCTGCGCAAGGCGTGCCCCATTCTGCTGTACCTGTGCGCAACCAACGTGGAGACGGGCAAGATACGCCTCTTCACGGGTGAGGATATTTGCGCGGACGCCGTGCTCGCCTCCGCATGCGTGCCGACTCTGTTCCATGCCGTCACGATCGCGGGCGAGCACTACTGGGACGGCGGCTATATGGGCAACCCGGCCATTTATCCGCTGATCTACCACTGCAAGACGCGCGACGTGGTGATCGTCCACATCAATCCGCTCGTGCGGCCAGGCGTCCCGGTCACGGCGGCGGACATTCTGAACCGCATCAACGAGATCAGTTTCAACTCGTCGCTCATGCGCGAAATGCGCGCAATTGCCTTCGTCACGGAGTTGATCCAGCAAGGCAAACTCGCTCAGGAGGAGATGAAGGAAATGCTGATCCATTCGATCCGCTCCGACGCCGCCATGTGCGCGCTCAGCGTGTCGAGCAAGTACAACGCGGATTGGGATTTTCTGTGCAAACTGCGCGACAACGGCCGCAAGGAAGCCGATGCCTGGCTCACGCAGCATTATGCGGATATCGGTCGGCGTTCGAGCATCGACATTCGCGAAGAATTTCTCTGA
- a CDS encoding HD domain-containing protein: protein MRKGAEVNRTQGRFVELWLRSGGANAEAVYADLARRYGEPGRHYHTLHHVRRCLRDFDQAREVIAQGDLVELALWCHDVIYVPGARDNEQRSAEWLRRCAGDRIATCERICEAILATRHTGVPDELDVRFVCDIDLASLGAPRRQFRDNGVRLRAERPDLDDRAYAMHEQKLLQGLLARPRIYLTDYFHSHCEAAARANLAWRLARPMPGAAP, encoded by the coding sequence ATGCGCAAAGGAGCAGAGGTGAACCGCACGCAGGGGCGCTTCGTCGAGTTATGGTTGCGCAGCGGGGGAGCGAACGCCGAGGCCGTCTATGCCGATCTCGCGCGTCGCTATGGCGAACCGGGGCGGCACTATCACACGTTGCACCACGTGCGCCGCTGCCTGCGCGATTTCGATCAGGCGCGCGAAGTCATTGCGCAGGGCGATCTCGTGGAGCTTGCGCTGTGGTGCCACGATGTGATCTATGTTCCAGGCGCCAGGGATAATGAGCAGCGCAGTGCGGAGTGGTTGCGGCGCTGCGCAGGCGATCGTATTGCAACATGCGAGCGCATTTGCGAAGCGATTCTCGCGACCCGGCATACCGGCGTTCCCGATGAACTGGATGTGCGCTTCGTATGCGACATCGATCTCGCTTCACTCGGCGCGCCGCGCCGCCAGTTTCGTGATAACGGCGTGCGCCTGAGAGCCGAGCGCCCGGACCTCGACGACCGTGCGTATGCCATGCACGAGCAAAAGTTGCTGCAAGGTCTCCTCGCGCGGCCGCGCATCTACCTGACCGATTACTTTCATTCACATTGCGAGGCGGCGGCACGCGCCAATCTCGCGTGGCGGCTCGCACGGCCGATGCCGGGCGCTGCCCCATGA
- a CDS encoding PAS domain S-box protein — translation MRAPSQTVSRVRFPRSLHARLVLSLLVLCTLVAGTSAFFLLEHARERRIAELDERANRIADLLSQSLAQPLWNVDREAIARQLNVLKPNPEVVSFTVTATNYGVLADASNAPMPDPQARVVRVRPIAFTPPGNAPPEKIGEVRVVLTRAAADRGFEAARAAVLGTLVLVLAVVYVTTFLLIKHLVREPIRRLEEMVDRIASGDLDSRCAIESSVELGRLAARVNVMAERLSDSTASLRESERKYRSIIENSLEGFFVLDRNGKLRDANPAMAQLLGYRDVQSMMAALGDNACAVHAPPPYSGENTAQLFAMLHLAGKIAGLEIELTRADGTAVWCQLNARGIRYDGTGPQCLEGQLTDISGRKQAMEILTRHRDQLEEEVRERTRTEQLLRHSREQLRQLSSHQESIREEERRQIAMTIHDELGQLLTAIKINVSLLKLALTHGAEWKQKVGDIGSLAERTIDIVRNVASHLRPAALNFGLLSALEWLVQDFTRHNATVCTFRLEGREPTLSDDRATAVFRIVQEALTNVSRHAQASHAQVVLRRIHDHFELEVHDDGSGFDVAKAIRGNSYGLQGMRERARMIGAQFRIESRDGPGSIVRIVFSETPEIVSRDLPADNELR, via the coding sequence TTGCGAGCCCCTTCGCAGACCGTTTCCCGAGTGCGCTTTCCACGCAGCCTGCATGCACGGCTCGTGCTCTCGCTGCTCGTGCTCTGTACGCTGGTGGCGGGAACGTCGGCTTTCTTCCTGCTGGAACATGCGCGCGAGCGCCGGATCGCGGAACTCGATGAACGCGCGAACCGCATTGCCGATCTGCTGAGTCAATCGCTTGCGCAGCCGCTATGGAATGTCGATCGCGAGGCGATTGCACGGCAACTGAACGTGCTCAAACCGAATCCGGAGGTGGTGAGCTTCACCGTTACCGCGACCAATTATGGCGTGCTCGCCGACGCGAGCAATGCGCCGATGCCTGACCCGCAGGCGCGCGTGGTGCGCGTGCGGCCGATAGCATTCACCCCACCCGGCAACGCACCGCCCGAAAAGATCGGCGAGGTCCGAGTGGTATTGACGAGGGCCGCTGCCGACCGCGGTTTCGAAGCCGCGCGCGCGGCGGTGCTGGGAACACTGGTGCTCGTGCTCGCTGTGGTGTATGTCACGACCTTTCTGCTTATCAAACACCTGGTGCGCGAACCCATACGACGCCTGGAGGAAATGGTCGACCGCATCGCATCCGGCGATCTGGACAGCCGGTGCGCGATCGAATCCAGTGTCGAACTCGGACGGCTGGCGGCACGCGTGAACGTAATGGCCGAACGATTGAGCGATTCGACCGCATCGCTCAGGGAGAGCGAGCGTAAATACCGCAGCATCATCGAGAATTCACTCGAAGGATTCTTCGTACTCGATCGCAATGGCAAGCTGCGCGACGCCAATCCCGCGATGGCTCAACTGCTCGGCTATCGTGACGTTCAGAGCATGATGGCTGCGCTCGGCGATAACGCGTGCGCCGTTCACGCGCCACCGCCATACTCGGGCGAGAATACGGCGCAACTGTTCGCCATGCTGCACCTGGCCGGCAAGATCGCAGGGCTGGAAATCGAGCTGACTCGCGCCGACGGCACCGCGGTGTGGTGCCAGCTCAACGCCCGCGGCATACGCTACGACGGCACGGGACCACAATGCCTCGAAGGGCAGTTGACCGACATCTCCGGCCGCAAGCAGGCGATGGAGATACTCACGCGCCATCGCGATCAGCTCGAGGAGGAAGTGCGCGAACGCACGCGTACCGAGCAGTTGCTTCGGCATTCACGCGAGCAGTTGCGGCAGCTTTCGTCCCATCAGGAATCGATCCGCGAGGAAGAGCGGCGCCAGATCGCCATGACCATCCACGACGAACTGGGCCAATTGCTCACCGCAATCAAGATCAACGTTTCTTTGCTCAAGCTCGCGCTGACTCACGGCGCCGAGTGGAAACAAAAGGTGGGCGACATCGGAAGTCTGGCCGAACGCACCATCGACATCGTGCGCAACGTCGCGAGTCACTTGCGGCCTGCCGCGCTGAACTTCGGACTCCTTTCCGCGCTCGAATGGCTCGTTCAGGACTTCACACGGCACAATGCAACGGTTTGCACGTTCCGGCTCGAAGGCCGTGAACCTACGTTGAGCGACGACCGTGCGACGGCTGTTTTTCGTATCGTGCAGGAGGCGCTCACCAACGTCAGCCGGCACGCGCAGGCCTCGCATGCCCAGGTCGTCCTGCGTCGCATCCACGATCATTTCGAACTCGAGGTCCATGACGATGGCAGCGGATTCGATGTCGCGAAAGCGATCCGTGGTAATTCGTATGGGCTACAGGGCATGCGGGAGCGCGCACGGATGATCGGCGCGCAGTTTCGTATCGAAAGCCGGGACGGGCCGGGTTCGATAGTTCGTATCGTGTTCAGCGAAACACCAGAAATCGTCAGCCGGGACCTGCCAGCCGACAACGAACTCAGGTAA
- a CDS encoding ABC transporter substrate-binding protein yields MNRRQMIAQCVGIGASLVTMRAAMALPVSRPPASVVFLNPGESVEHDTGQHWQLVSRFMAATARRFGMQLEVLYAERDHLLMLRQAESVAARSAAPDYVVIVNEKMAAPQMLQTLVRSSARVLLIHNDLTETQRAQTGNERGRIANWIGTVTADAERGSYRLMDYLRRLNGSGPARVIGITGDPATPVSAQRAAGVQAALARRSQDRIDQLVYGDWSFSDGRDKARVLLSRYPDANILWAANDTMTLGALSAVQERHLSTIVGGVGALREAVASVVRGELAAIVAGDQFIGACAMVLIHDYHYGADFAQVGGPRQRLDYLKVLDGSDAGRYAEIAFQGSTPLDFSGFSRIQSRRAGAYAFDLDALLNAASKAA; encoded by the coding sequence ATGAACAGAAGACAGATGATCGCGCAATGCGTCGGCATAGGCGCGAGCCTCGTGACCATGCGGGCGGCCATGGCGTTGCCGGTCAGCCGCCCGCCGGCAAGCGTCGTATTTCTGAATCCTGGCGAAAGCGTGGAACACGATACGGGTCAGCACTGGCAGCTCGTGTCGCGCTTCATGGCCGCGACTGCAAGACGTTTCGGCATGCAGCTAGAAGTGCTTTACGCGGAGCGCGATCATCTGCTGATGCTTCGCCAGGCCGAGTCCGTAGCCGCGCGTTCGGCCGCGCCCGACTATGTGGTGATCGTCAACGAGAAGATGGCGGCGCCCCAGATGCTCCAAACGCTCGTGCGCTCATCAGCCAGGGTTCTGTTGATCCACAATGATCTGACCGAGACCCAGCGCGCGCAAACGGGTAACGAGCGCGGCCGGATCGCGAACTGGATCGGCACCGTCACCGCCGATGCCGAGCGCGGAAGCTATCGGCTCATGGACTACCTGCGCCGCTTGAACGGCAGCGGGCCGGCGCGCGTGATCGGCATTACGGGCGACCCTGCCACGCCTGTGTCGGCGCAGCGCGCCGCGGGCGTGCAGGCCGCGTTGGCGCGCCGGTCGCAGGACCGTATCGATCAGCTTGTTTATGGCGACTGGAGTTTTTCCGATGGGCGCGACAAAGCACGCGTGCTGCTCTCGCGCTATCCGGATGCCAATATCCTATGGGCTGCTAACGACACGATGACGCTTGGCGCATTGAGCGCGGTGCAGGAACGGCATCTGTCGACCATCGTTGGCGGCGTTGGCGCGCTGCGTGAAGCCGTCGCTTCGGTCGTTCGCGGCGAGCTGGCCGCGATCGTCGCAGGCGACCAGTTCATCGGCGCGTGCGCGATGGTCCTCATTCACGACTACCATTACGGCGCGGACTTTGCGCAAGTCGGCGGCCCGCGTCAGCGGCTCGACTATCTGAAAGTGCTCGACGGCAGCGACGCGGGGCGTTACGCGGAGATTGCATTTCAAGGCAGCACGCCCCTCGACTTCAGCGGCTTTTCACGCATCCAAAGCCGGCGCGCAGGCGCCTACGCGTTCGATCTCGACGCCCTGCTCAATGCCGCTTCAAAGGCCGCGTGA